The window CTCGTCTACAGGAACTTGTGATCGAGGTTAGTATCTTGATTCAGCTGTTCTTTCAATTTACTAAGGGGCTATGTTTGGATGCTTGAGGGAATTGAATTGATGCTGTTACCTTGTATTCATAATAAGGAAGTAACCCTCAATTACAGTCATGCTTCTGCAAGTCTGAATTGAAAGTAACCCAATTGCAATTTGAAGCTCAGACTCTCTACATCAATGCTAAGTTGGGCTGGTAATCGATTGAATAGGCCCCACCCGAGAAACTCAAAATCTATGCCTAAACTTATTCAAAGGGTTGCCTGTTGTCACCCTAATGCCTGTTGTCATTCCACTTTCTTGTACTAGATAATAGATATTGCAATTCAATCCAACAGTGTATCCAAATGTACTCTTAGTATTTGTGTATTGCCTTTCCtgacattgatatatgtgttccCTTTTATTTCTGTTAGTGTTACGGTGATGAAACAGTGAGATACGGGCCAAGTAAACTGAAATCCAATTACTGGGAGCAGCAACAACCATTTGAATGTTTGGCCAGTAGCTTAGAGGCAATTCAGATGAAACGTATGCATTCGGACTGTGCGTATGAGATGGCATTTGTGGAGTTTTTACTAATGAAGGCAGGTCTTCTCAAGACTATGATCATGACACATCGAGGAAGCGGAGAGGTTTTGAAGGAATTGTGTCTTTTGCAATGGGCTTCTCCACACATTCAATTGACACTTACACCCTCCAAGTAAATCTTACTTGGGTAATGGTTAGTTTTATTTACAAAGTTCAGATTTTGCTCCATGCGAAACTGAGAGAAATGTACCCTAGAAAGCATAATTAGCATGTAGTTTATGGGATATTTAAGCAAACTACGTAATTTTGGATGAGAATACTGATCTACATGTTTTTTGAATTGATGTTTTATACCTGTTGAATCCATCAATgaacttttgatttttctttcCATTCATGCCTTGTTCAGTTTTATTTAGTTATTTAAAAGTTGAGAAGATGCGTCATGCTTACGCTCTAGCAATTAAAGATCTACAACGGGCCAGCATGTTTTAATTCTTTTGCTTTTAGATCTGAACAAAGTTGGTTGGAAAAAATTCTTACAGTATTGCAGCGGTTTGATATGATCAGTAGATACAATCCAGTGTTTAAGAGAGAAAATTTGTTGTCTGCCCAGCTGATTTATGGTCTGAAATTGGAATAGAACTTAGGCTTCCAGATCCCccttttcaatggtaggcattcgattccccagtttttatttttaatttttttaattttgtggtgtggtcgacttgagctttgacggtgtggatgtaacacatacatcatggtggggccacgtaactttgatagTCAACACTGTACCGACCcaggtgggaaacggattggccgtggctagtggtcggtgctctgtgggccccatcatgttgtatgtgtttcatccattccgttcatccatttttaaagatcattttgcttgatcccaaaattgagagatatataaatctcaggtggaccacaccacatgaaaacaattgttattggatatccaccattaaaatcctcctcaggcctactgtactgttaaTTTAACATCcagtctgttgattaggtcatacaggctcagatgaagggaaaaaacaaaaataagcttgatctaaaacttttatggcccccaaaatgttttgaatggtcaatactcattcaaaactgtttcctctaatgtggtccacttgagattgagatatacctcatctttggtctcatgccttaaaatgatctttaaaaatatatggacagcatggatgaaacaaatacatcatggtggggccacagagcaccgaccaccatccatcggctggtgtcaggggtagtagccaatccgtttccacctaGGTGTCGTGTACGCATTCTGCTTTGAAaagggtgcggattaggtgttacgggTAAGAGGGTGTTGcgtgaggaaacggattggctacaccccctgccaccagccaatggccggtggtcggtggtctgtgagccccagcatgatgtatgtgtttcatccatgctgtccatatatttttccagatcattttatggaaagagaccaaaaatgaggtatatccaaatctctattggaccacgttacaggaaacagtgatgaatgagcgtagaccattagaaaccttttgggggccataaaagttttggatcaagctgatttttgttttttcccttcatctgggcttgtatgacttaatcaacatattagatgtcaaataaacagtacagtgggcctcaggagaattttaattgtggatatccaattaatattgttttcctgtggtgtggtccacctgagatttagatccctctctttttttggaagaagccctaaaatgatctgtaaaaatggatgaacagaatggatgaaatacatacatcatggtggggcccacagagcaccgaccacccggggctggtggcagggggagtagccaatccgtttccgttgcgTGAACGCTGGGGCTGTATGTGCTATTTATTCAAGCCGTCCGCCAGTTTCTTCCAGGATTATTCTGATGGCAtgtactaaaaatgaggcagatacaaatctcaggtggaccacaccataggaaacagtggtgattgaatggctatcatttaaaactttttgaggactagaagttttggatcaagctgatatttgactTTTTCCTTCACCTAAATTTGtgtgacctaataaacaggttggatagcaaataaacattagagagccctatgaagtttttaaggttgggtgttcaatcatttcttgtgatgggcccacctgagatttggatctgccttattttttggccaatccctaaaatgatttgaaaaaatggatgggtggagtagatatgatacatacattatggtgggccaataGAATTATGACACGTCAACAACATAGGTGCCCTGTATGCGGTGTTAGGCCTAACACGTTAATGGGTGTagcatgaacgtggcccacctcgTTTTATTTGctgtatatccaagctgtccatcagttttttcagataattatagggcatggtcccaaaaatgaaatagatccaaatttcaggtgggccacactataggaaacaatggtaagtgaatgctcaccattaaaaagtaGTTGAGTGctgcatgagttttggatcaagctgatatttgtgttttcctttcacccaggtctgtgtgacctaatcaacaggttggatggcaaataaacattacaaaaggCTCTATGAAGTTTTTTACTGTAAACATTCAATCATCTCTGGTTCCTGTGGTTTAGTTGACCTGAGATTTCCATCCcctccatttttgggctcatgccattaaatgatatgaaaaaaaaaaaatggatggacggtataaatATAATATGGTGGCCTCCCGAGAACTTGCCGCCTCAAAGGGTACCCACGGTGGTCACCGGCGGTGTTACCACCGAATCCAATTCCCAGTAAAACACAGCACTTGGGTCGGtgctgtgttgacgtggcaaagttccaTCCACCATGCTAtgttgtatgtgtcatatccacacggtccatctatTTGTCTAATCATTTCAggggatgagcccaaaactgaagcagacaCAAAGGTCAGGTGGACCTGACCACAGAAGACAGTGGGGATCGAAAGCCTACCATTGTAAATTTCTAAGgggccacagaatttttggattaagctaatatttatgttttcctctcatccaagtttgtatgaccCTATGAActgattagatggcaaataaacatgctaggccttaagaaggtttcaatggtggaagttatgtcccattactttctatggtttggtccatatgagatttggatatgctttattttgagCCCATGCCCTGAACcgaactgaaaaaatggatgtatggtgtatgcttatccagaccgtccaacctATGGGTGCCATTGTAAATGGATCATATCCTCAAAATTAAGGTAATCTAGATATTTAATAGCTCAATTTGTGACTATCAAATGAACGACTAAAACTATATTGGTTAtgatctaatatcaatgtgctaaTTCGGATGGATTAAAACCATCCCATTCTAATAAATCTTTAAGTTATTTCTCCATTTAAAATGGAGTCCATCGATGGTTTGGCCGGTCTCACCAATGCGCTTTGACCAAAGAACTAAAGGCCCCGAGTATATAAACTGAAAATATGAACATACGGTGCATATCCTTGTGACAGTATCATATATTTGCCTCCTTACACAACCAATCCATGCTATTTCACGCGGCAAACATACAGGATCTAAACCCTTCATTTACTTGGCTTTATTTGGTGGGaaagtattaaaatttttattagattAGGCAAACTTGTGCCAAATTTGGTGGCATGATATTAACATGTTTCGTCTCGTTCTttacaaaagatagaaattaGGCTAACATAGTAAACATGATAAATTGCCAATTTTCAAACATTTATAGTTTGTTTTTACCTAATAACCTTttgtgaaagtttttttttttttacttattttcatATGGCAAGACTTTTTTCGGATAAATGGCGAAACAAAATTTCCCACACTTACAAATACTAAAATTTAGCACTTACAATTTTCAGCTCTTAAATTAATTTTTAGACcttatttttcaatatgtatgTTTATCTTGGGCGTTGCTTTTGTTGCATCTTTGATTCTGTTTTTAACTTGCTCTTACTAAAGCCGCACTTGCCAAATGGGCCTGACTCAAGATCCTTTTTTGAACACTTCTGTCAACATCCCAAACAAGGCCCCCTTAATTTGCAAGTCTTCGATTTCTAACCCAGCTGATCAACACTTGATAGTAACTTTTCTTCCAAATTCAAGGATGGCCGAATTTCAAAACTTTGTCTAGCCTGGGAGGCTGAGGAATGGAACAAATCCTAGCCATTGGGATCCAGGTTTAGGCTTGTAAGTTTTGATGTGTGGGCACATACATGCCGTTGGAAATTTggttatatggaaaataaatTGCACTTGGATCATGTTTCAACAAAAAACTTCAAGGGCCCATTTTTGAAGAACGGACGAATGCAGATGGATTGGTTCCCTGACTTCCAAGTGCATTTGGATCGTGTCTCAATGTAGATGAAGccaataaaaaattttaaggcctTATTTTTGAAAGACACTGAATTCAGATGGATTGGACTACTGACTTCAGAAAAAAAGGAATCATGGCTGTGAGCAAAATCATGGGTTGAAACTGGAATGCAGCTTGAACCTTACCAGGTTCTCTTTGATCGGAATCCCATGATCCTCCACGAAATATGTACATGAATCTTGGATTATCAGTATGAACAAACGAGATCCTTGGCGGGGCATTGATCTGGTGTGTTCCGCCGTAGATGGGCAATGTCCAAATGATCTCTGGAGTTAGAAGATCTTAGCCGATAACCCTTGCCTAATTTCTTTTGAGCATCTATTTGGGGAATTTCAAATTAACGTTCTTGATTAATGATCCATGAGGCCACCTATACAAACCAGTAGTTAAGACCTGCATCGGTCTGTCTGTTAAAGGAATGTAGTGTTCAACTGGTCCAAGCAGGCTGGTGACGCACCGGACCAGAAAAATCGACATGATTTTATTGTGTATAagtatgattttatatgtttactTAAATTGACATCACCTGGCCAGTTGGACCACTTGGGGCCGAACTGTTTACAGATGTTTCCATGTCTGATCTAGGCCTTTGATGCTggtaccaatttttttttttaactggtgTTATTCCCAATATGTATTATTATTCCAAACCCGACCTGGGCTAGTTTTAGGGTTTTCGAACCATGATCGGTACAAACCATTGTTAGAGTTAAGCTAAAACCTTTACATATCATAAAAAACAAATGGTCAAACTGAATTAAACTCATTTTTAAATAAAACTCATGCAttcaaaaaagaaattaaaaaaataataataaaaaaataaaataataataataattaaaaaaaaaaaaaaactgttaatgGTCATCTAAAGACCTTACACATTGTCATTCACTgcagtggaatatggtggagagGCTTACTATTTtcatttaaattatatatttcaatcCTGCATATAGCTATTGTTTTACACCCTTTCTTAGGCAAAACCAAGTCAACCCAAAAATGTGTTCTTTGATTTTGCCGTTTCTTTGGCCGGATTTTCAATCATTTTCTTCAAGGATAGAACAAATTTTAATGCAGATATTTCTCAGACGGTACTTTTCACGGTATGGAGTTTTGGTGGTTATGGTACAAGCTTAGAACCAGAAAATACTGTGCCCTTCTATTATCAATGATTATATAATTCCCCTGTAGCTTTCAaggcaatccaaactcaaatctcAGTTGAGTGACCTAGTCTACAACGAGTTTCTTGCCCTTtttcaattcaagaaaatcagATTGTAAAATGGGGCTATGGGGTTAGTATCGGCCAAAACCAGTATGTACTGCCCAATGCATACCAGTAACATTCATGGACAATACAGCTGTATCAGCCTGAAACAGCCCAATACAGGGTGATGACCCTATATCAGTGTTGAAATATGACCACATGGGTCGTGAATGATATGATATTGATATGCCAGAACAGATTTTTAAACCAGTCTGGCAACCTTCCAAACACAATACATGTAGGTCAATCAAGACATTCGGCATGGGCATGGCCCCCTGATGATCATACtgacctgattttcaggccaaTGATCACACGCAAGCATGCCTCATCAGCACTAACCTTAGGAAAGTCCCTGTTGGTTTTAAACATTCACACATTTTTCCTTATGAAGTTGGCAAGTTATCCAGACATGAAATCAAGAACCATCCCTTCCACTAGAAGATATCGCTCCTGGCGCAAACATGAAACTTAAATCACAATGGGAACCACCAAGTGTGATGACAGAGGAACAATGGCACACCTTTAACTTAAAAGAATATCCAATGCATCTATACAGAGATGGCTCCTGCATCCTCTTACTAGGTGCGACATCGCTGCTGCCTATGTTCATATCATATGAACCATTTCATCCACTATCATTACCCTGTTTGCCGCTTGCAGTTTCTGCAAAAAATCCAAACACCAAATGCTTTTTATCTCTAGATCAAAACAGGCAAAAACTGATTCCATATCCAATTCATCAGCCATCACTATGGTTTACCTCTAAAAGGGAGTTTATTTCTGGCCTGGTGTACAGTACAGCTGCTCCCCGGTTCACAGTTTGTTCGATGTCTGTGATAGAGATGAGATCCAGGCGGTTTGCAGTCATGTGCTGCCCAAATATAGAGTTGAATGTTTCTATTCTGCAAgttcagagaaaagagaaggctTAAAAGATATTGCTAGAGATGGATAACATGGAATTAAAATTGTTAAGTGAGAATCTATATGAATGTATTTTGCATGAAGAAAGAAAGGGCAGACCTTTCTGTGGAAATATCCAGATCAGGTTGTGCAGAAGGCTCGTCAACTTCCATGTGGTCCACTGTTGCACTgaagcaaaataataataattataaatcaattaaaaaatcATTGTTGAATCTCAGTTTTTAATTATGTTCAAGGCAGTgagctgggtttttttttttttctgaaagaaaTCATTAGGAACAGCACCACGTCCTGGTGACCAGCTGAATCATCAAGCCCACCAATGCTTTGGCAGTTCATCCTATTAAGTTTATTTTGTCCCATGGTTAGTGATTCAAGCAACTCAACTGATTGATAGTTAAAGGAAGGGCAGACATGACTTCATGGGGAAAATATGGGAGGTAGAGAGGCAAAGATCCAATTTTGAAGAAAATTGAATGAGTTTAAGACCGTGGCTCAATAGTAGACAAGGCatgtttcaacaatgaggtctcTCGTTGGAGCCCAGCTTACCTATCAAGAAAACATTTACTGATAGCGATGGCTATTAATAGTAGAAAGCCTTAAATCTTGCTAGAGAGGGTTGTTAAAGATACATGTTCTTTGATTGTGGGGACATCATCTCCTACAGGGGAGACTATCAAGTTTGAGAGTTCTTTATGGGACTGGAGAGTTTCTTGAAGTTTTCCATTTCAATTACATGCTTCTTTTATACATTTTACTAATACATGATAAGCATTATGCAATCAATACATGAAGCTTCAGCTTCATGTATTATGGTATTGAAAACAGGTCCATTGATATCTCACAGAAGAACAAGGTTTTCTGAGAAAGAAAGATGGCATTTATTAAGGAAAACCATAACTTTGTATAACAGCAGCACTCACCTTCCACCAGGAGTACCATCACCTCTGTGGCTAGTTCTACCACCAGCGTTGCCATTATCATGATCAGCTTTGCGTTTCCTCTCCAACTCCCTCGCCCTTTCCTGTTCACGCTCTTCCATCTCTGTCAACTCTTTATGATAGATGGCAAAGTTTAGAACTTTAAGAGCAGCTTCAACATCAATCTTTGAAACCTATATCCAATTGAGTATCATCAGAACCaatcgaaaagaaaagaaaaaaaaaaaagtagtccGTCAGTAAAGAGTCCTATATCCAACATGAATCTCTCTCATTTCAGCTTAAATCACATTCTAGAATGGAGTTAAATTCTGAAAACAGTTACATATTACAAACCTAGAAGTAACCCATTTAGAGTAACAAAAGAAAACAAGGTAGAATTGATTGTAAATTTGAAAAGGTGTACCTTGTTGCTCAACTTCAGTTTCGCATGGGCAGTGGAAAGACGGATGATAGTCTCTAGGGTTCTTGCAGTGATTGGAAGTGTTCCTCCTCCAGACTACAAGAGGATAATCATCCATCAGATGATAGAGGGTTTTCTGTGCAATAGTCATCCATAGCAGTTTATTTTACCATAAAAAATCTAAACACCAACCTTTGCAGCTGTGCCAGAATTTCTAAGCTCCGCATATGCAGTTGCAATATGTTCGGATGCCTGTTGAACGCGATTATGTGGGAGAAATTATTTTAACTAGACAAATCATATCTTGATCTTGTGTTGTAGGGCCGGGATACATGGAGAAGAGATTACCTCATCTGTCAGCTTTGGCTGGATCCTGTTTTTTGCATAATGAATGTATTTCTTAAGGAACTTGATGGTGAGGGTCTCACGCTTGTGCccccttttccttttctctccATGAAGCATACGGTTGTACTTGACATAGATGGATGCATTGTCATCAGCATCATCTTCTTCAACATATCTTGAATTGCCATCAAGTGTTGCCATTCCTAGGGTAAGTTTGAGTTGCTTCAGTTTAGATCTATCATATACAGTAGGTTTGCAGAAGAAAGGGATACATTGGGTTAAACCCGTACCTCCGTCATCTAATGGGGAACGATATCGGTGCATGCGCAAGACATGCTCTGAAATTTGACGATCAATCTCCGGGTCCATTTGATCCAAGACAATAAACAGCAGATCAAAACGAGAGAGCAACGAGTCTGGAAGTCCAATATTCTTTGTTGGTGTCAACGAACGATCATACTGTAAGTTCATTTGTAACCAAAGATGATCATATTAAAACAGAGAGCAGTCATTTATTCTCTTTGAAATGAACCATTCAGTAACAACCATATGATAGATTAGGACAGCATACTCGAAACAAACAACATACCGTTCCATATATTGGATTTGCAGCAGCAACTACACTACATCTAGCATTTAGTGATGCATGAATACCAGCTTTGGCAATTGTTACTGTCTGCTGCTCCATAACTTCATGTATGGCCACACGATCTTGATCATTCATCTTGTCGAACTCATCAATACAAACAACACCTCGATCAGCAAGAACCATGGCCCCAGCTTCTAGCCTTCTTTCACCTGACCGTACAAGTCCATCAGAATATCCATAATTAATTGACAGATAACAATAAAACACAAAAGTCCATGACAGGACACCTTACCTGTTTCTTGATCGGAAGTAACAGCAGCTGTCAGACCAACGCCAGATGATCCTCGACCTGTGGTTGATATAGCCAAAGGGGCAATATTCATGATTGCTCTTAAGAGTTGGGACTTGGCAACAGAAGGATCCCCAACCATCATCATATTTATGTCCCTGAAAAACAAAGCAGATTAGATGATACATGATCGAAGGAATTGGCCGGATGGGATCatgctgataaaaaaaaaaaaaaaaaattaaaaaaataaaaattaaaaggcATCCCGCTTACCCTCTCAAGTGGGTCCCGTTCTTTAAGTTCTTTTCCATTCCACTAAGCATCAAAAGAACCACCGCTTTCTTTATCCATGAATGACCGTATATGGATGGCGCAAGCGAATTCCCAAGTAAATCAAATGCATCATCTCTCTCGGCTATCTTTCTTATATTCTTTACATCTTCAGCCGTGTAGATTGGTGCATTTGCCTCTTTGTTGAGCAGAGAAACATTATTGGCAATGAGAACAGTCCTATAGAATAGAGCACCGGAATCAAGCTTTTAAATGAGAAAACATATTGGCTTTGCTATAAAATAAGGATGAGGAATGCATGAAAGTGATAATCCAAAAGCATTTAGATCAACCTGAATACCCCATTCACACTGCCCTTGCTTTTTCCAGGAAGAGCTTTATATATCCCTACAATTGCCACACGGTCTCCAGGCTTGCAAGCATCCACAAGGTCCTCCTCCACAATGATATCCACTGTTCTTGGAAGCTGGCCAGGGGCAGAATTTTCAGGCACTTCTTGCATGGATAGAGTTTGATGGTCTTTGTACTTGCACAGTCCATATTCAGTGACTAACAAGTTTCCATTATCATCCTGCCATGTTTTTCATCATTAAGATGTCATCCACTTGTAAAATAGCACAGTTCTTATTCTTTAAtttgacatttaaaaaaaattgcagTTGCATGATATATTCTGCAAAAGAACTCAATATTACCCGTGTCGGATACACAGACCCCGTTGGCAAGCCCATGTTGGAGGTAATGTCTCGATATTCACGAGACATGAAGTTCCCAGTTGTAGGACAGAAATGAACACTCTTAACAACCTTGGGCCTTACAAGAGAACCTTTAGCAAAAAATCAATGAAAAGGTATTAGATGCATATTCAAGATATTTTCAAATCATTATGTAGATTAACCTGGATTTCCAGGAAATTTGTCCATTATGTGGCACACACATAGCATGATCAAAACCATGCATCCTGCAGTCTACACCATTGATGAAATGGGTAAAAAATTGCCTTCATCAgactatcctaaccatctaacaAAATGAACTTTTGTCACAGAATGTGAGCCCTCACAGATTTTTGTCATTTAGTGTCCGATTGTAAACCCTGGAATAAACTGTGACAAATACATGGAGGTGCTGCACATCCAATGCCTCCAGATGCACTGGAACAGCTCCCATTAAACCCACCaaaaattcaaagaaacatgTATATTCCACTCCGTTTGGATGCAcgagtgaattgaattgcaaacattcaaTTTAAACAAGAGGAACTGacaaaaaatgaaacttcctagCATTCACAATAAGGAAGTCGCCCTTGAATTGTGGTGAAGTTTAAGTTCAACTTGAAAGAAACATGACTGCAAGTTTGATGCCAGGCCCTCGATATGAATGCACGAAGGCAATTGCAATTTGCTTATTTCCACTCTGTTAGAATAACAATTGCAATTAAAttgatggtgcatccaaacgcaccatcAACCATTTACACTGCagaaaaaaaattgtgatttatCATTATCCGCTGCCAGGAATTTAACATTAAAGGATTCGTTGGAAAGGAGTAAGGAAAATAATCCGCTGTAAAAGATCATCTTCCACAACCCAAAATAAAACAAACCCAAATTCTCAATAAACAGAAAGCAATCGAAAAGGGAAAAAATGACAAATttcaagaagagagaaaagactaACATTTGGTGACGATCCCCTCAACACAGACCATGGTGCCAATGAATCCGGACAGGAGATCTCTGGGAGTGACCCTGTGGAATCCGAA is drawn from Magnolia sinica isolate HGM2019 chromosome 5, MsV1, whole genome shotgun sequence and contains these coding sequences:
- the LOC131245582 gene encoding DNA replication licensing factor MCM3 → MDISEEAMAAHKRTFMDFLDQDIGKGVYMKAVRDMIHNKRHRLIIDVSDLRNFSLDLARRLIRNPGEYMQPFSDALTEVTRNVDPKYLKEGEQVLVGFEGPFGFHRVTPRDLLSGFIGTMVCVEGIVTKCSLVRPKVVKSVHFCPTTGNFMSREYRDITSNMGLPTGSVYPTRDDNGNLLVTEYGLCKYKDHQTLSMQEVPENSAPGQLPRTVDIIVEEDLVDACKPGDRVAIVGIYKALPGKSKGSVNGVFRTVLIANNVSLLNKEANAPIYTAEDVKNIRKIAERDDAFDLLGNSLAPSIYGHSWIKKAVVLLMLSGMEKNLKNGTHLRGDINMMMVGDPSVAKSQLLRAIMNIAPLAISTTGRGSSGVGLTAAVTSDQETGERRLEAGAMVLADRGVVCIDEFDKMNDQDRVAIHEVMEQQTVTIAKAGIHASLNARCSVVAAANPIYGTYDRSLTPTKNIGLPDSLLSRFDLLFIVLDQMDPEIDRQISEHVLRMHRYRSPLDDGGMATLDGNSRYVEEDDADDNASIYVKYNRMLHGEKRKRGHKRETLTIKFLKKYIHYAKNRIQPKLTDEASEHIATAYAELRNSGTAAKSGGGTLPITARTLETIIRLSTAHAKLKLSNKVSKIDVEAALKVLNFAIYHKELTEMEEREQERARELERKRKADHDNGNAGGRTSHRGDGTPGGSATVDHMEVDEPSAQPDLDISTERIETFNSIFGQHMTANRLDLISITDIEQTVNRGAAVLYTRPEINSLLEKLQAANRVMIVDEMVHMI